A genomic window from Fusarium oxysporum Fo47 chromosome VIII, complete sequence includes:
- a CDS encoding histone-fold-containing protein: MTGRGKGGKGLGKGGAKRHRKILRDNIQGITKPAIRRLARRGGVKRISAMIYEETRGVLKTFLEGVIRDAVTYTEHAKRKTVTSLDVVYALKRQGRTLYGFGG; the protein is encoded by the exons ATGACTGGAC GTGGCAAGGGCGGCAAGGGCCTCGGCAAGGGCGGTGCCAAGCGTCACCGAAAGATTTTGCGAGACAACATTCAGGGAATCACCAAGCCCGCTATCCGACGTCTCGCTCGTCGTGGCGGTGTCAAGCGTATTTCTGCTA TGATCTACGAGGAGACCCGTGGTGTTCTCAAGACCTTCCTCGAGGGTGTCATCCGCGACGCTGTCACCTACACTGAGCACGCCAAGCGCAAGACTGTCACCTCCCTCGACGTAGTCTACGCTCTCAAGCGCCAGGGACGTACCCTCTATGGTTTCGGTGGTTAA
- a CDS encoding TRAPP subunit TRS20: protein MSYYFAIVGTQDNPLFEHEFGTSKQGGDGQSRFSDQVRHLNQFILHSSLDIAEEVQWSHGQMYLKCIDKFFNNYISCFVTAGNVKFLLLHQPIIPTGTSSRSSTAIGANPTSPATEEAIKMFFTEVYENWVKAIMSPFYRANMEVRSPVFRTRVAAAGRKYL, encoded by the exons ATGAGTTACTACTTCGCCATCGTCGGCACTCAGGACAACCCTCTATTCGAGCATGAGTTTGGCACCTCTAAACAGGGCGGTGACGGCCAGTCGCGCTTCAGCGATCAAGTCCGCCATTTGAACCAGTTCATCTTACATTCCAGTCTTGATATTGCAGAGGAGGTCCAGTGGTCACATGGACAGAT GTATCTCAAGTGTATTGAcaagttcttcaacaactacaTATCATGCTTCGTCACCGCCGGCAACGTCAAATTTCTCCTGCTCCATCAACCCATCATCCCGACAGGAACATCATCACGGTCATCAACTGCCATCGGGGCTAATCCCACAAGTCCAGCTActgaagaagccatcaaaATGTTCTTTACGGAAGTTTATGAGAATTGGGTCAAGGCTATCATGAGTCCCTTCTACCGCGCCAACATGGAGGTGCGTAGCCCTGTCTTCAGAACGAGGGTAGCGGCAGCTGGGAGGAAATACCTTTGA
- a CDS encoding mitochondrial 54S ribosomal protein YmL31: protein MFGAFRITNPLSSGLLWKIPWRLSKFQKRRHRLRLRAVDNVVATVDAALAKKGQTLEALERWKAEMPTEAEMLPKDKYTMFDRKAKRYRKGIHKLPKWTRVSQRINPPGY from the exons ATGTTCGGCGCATTCCGCATTACGAATCCTCTCTCAAGTGGCCTTCTTTGGAAGATCCCCTGGCGGTTGTCCAAGTTCCAGAAACGCCGCCACCGACTTCGCCTGCGAGCTGTCGACAATGTTGTAGCAACTGTTGATGCAGCTCTCGCCAAGAAAGGACAGACCCTCGAGGCTCTTGAGCGATGGAAGGCTGAGATGCCCACCGAGGCTGAGATGCTACCAAAGGACAAATATACCATGTTCGACCGCAAGGCCAAGCGTTACCGCAAGGGCATTCACA AACTGCCCAAGTGGACAAGGGTATCCCAGCGAATCAACCCTCCTGGTTACTAG
- a CDS encoding uncharacterized protein (expressed protein) encodes MAPHLMDSKGFILQNCRVSAESSDADFEVLTRIDLSRQWHAFVLKTEGGKRTKYLEEKAPRPERALELLHEASARLVDQYVTCHGYDLPPGATKSSSGMRGGSVKPDVIACSSSDSEAFASDSDDSALPPRRSHRRSHRSGRAAGEAANTRPDRAEADSGSDSDEPTSRRTPFWGGSPPRPAGMPSHGHPPPPQPWGYSMPIQAQASAPAPVPAPIPGIRPGPSMVPPPPGRSISIPPMVGKSYPARLNITWPGNGKRNMLVNVSPTVHYLQQVAVNEANMRPTGFVNSSSAPYLPLPNRSSNGHALLRAMVRRVTLDEDDTYEIAAFGNDLSALFRSTSSIPKFEIEIINANIVPIFPPMPPPPRPASVASSRSSVEIAD; translated from the exons ATGGCACCTCATCTTATGGATTCGAAGGGTTTCATTTTGC AGAACTGCCGTGTGTCCGCCGAAAGCTCGGATGCTGACTTCGAAGTCCTGACTCGGATCGACCTAAGTCGTCAGTGGCATGCTTTCGTTCTCAAGACAGAAGGCGGGAAACGCACCAAATATCTTGAGGAAAAGGCCCCCCGACCCGAGCGTGCACTCGAACTGCTTCACGAGGCCTCGGCTCGTTTGGTAGATCAGTATGTAACCTGTCACGGCTACGATCTTCCTCCTGGTGCTACCAAGAGCTCATCTGGTATGCGCGGTGGTTCAGTGAAACCAGATGTCATTGCTTGTAGTTCCTCTGACAGCGAAGCCTTTGCCTCGGACTCTGACGATTCTGCACTTCCTCCCCGTCGCTCCCAccgacgaagccatcgcagTGGCCGAGCGGCTGGCGAAGCAGCCAACACACGACCAGACCGAGCAGAGGCAGATTCAGGTAGCGACAGTGATGAGCCTACTAGTCGCCGTACCCCTTTTTGGGGGggatctcctcctcgtccagCGGGAATGCCATCTCACGGTCatccccctccccctcaaCCATGGGGTTACTCGATGCCAATACAGGCACAAGCATCAGCACCGGCACCAGTCCCTGCCCCTATTCCAGGCATTCGACCAGGTCCCTCGATGGTTCCTCCACCACCAGGTAGAAGCATTTCCATTCCGCCCATGGTTGGCAAGTCGTATCCTGCACGTCTCAACATTACCTGGCCAGGCAATGGAAAGAGGAACATGCTTGTCAATGTCTCGCCAACCGTTCACTACCTCCAGCAAGTTGCAGTCAACGAGGCAAACATGCGCCCCACGGGGTTTGTCAACTCATCTTCGGCACCGTACCTCCCTCTGCCGAATCGTTCTAGCAATGGTCACGCTCTTCTCAGAGCCATGGTACGCCGTGTCACGCTGGACGAGGACGACACTTATGAGATCGCGGCTTTTGGAAATGACTTATCTGCCTTGTTCCGCAGTACTTCGAGCATCCCCAAGTTCGAGATTGAAATCATCAATGCCAACATTGTCCCCATCTTTCCACCAATGCCGCCTCCTCCGCGTCCTGCCTCGGTTGCCTCCTCGCGAAGCAGCGTCGAAATTGCGGACTAA
- a CDS encoding PrpF protein-domain-containing protein codes for MSSQGDSQPSQDSTMTLMQENLSEVLYFAYGSNLSTKQMRMRCPYSTPVGLAYLKGWRWIINERGYANVVQLPIDSDNDETPEAEDNRQPSTKGKGKEKQKQKQKPEEGVYGLLYLVPADDEESLDRYEGVPSAYQKFQVDVKWASANKEEDETLRALVYVDEMRVEEDVPREEYIERMEDGIEDAVENWGMDEDYADRRKFNLFGWNTAIMATCKPLSRHIIRSVRLSQTRLMTTSTPASSFPAWFARGGTSNGLVIHRKDLPPESQWHKILPPAMGSPDPYGRQLNGMGSGISSTSKIVILGSPSREDVDVDFTFVQVGIRDGSLDMAGNCGNMSSLVGPAAWDSGLLSAQAKAVEQDENGLQWATVRFLNTNTNKVMSSKFQVEGEPLKYAHQGEYAMDGVPGTGSKVIMSFIDPAGAKTGKALPTGNPVDVLQLRDGTKIKASLVDVGNPGVFITTESLGLADHMSLTPAIVESNPELKKKLGEIRRAGASLMGLDPNTESVPKIVLLFPSSGSPDVDIRCLALSMGQAHKAVPLTLALCLGAASQLKGTLASDLIGGQSKETVSIGHPSGKVDIGTVIRDGKIESAQLLRTARVLMKGDVLSQSCTMADLKHPYFPVDAAIPGYLPNSTPVAELIATFGAIVGAVIGLTLWQTTRTAKPVRPIDKFAAAWFALCNVETITCLAWGPLSFLAVVGILRDWHSRHVVQVIVCTAHVYGVALYYLTNWNESRVHGVAYSRPETLYFWIYYVGFNLPWAIVPLVLLQDSWLQVARAFAALEERKRE; via the exons ATGAGCTCTCAGGGCGATAGCCAACCTTCGCAGGACAGCACCATGACGCTCATGCAGGAGAATCTCTCAGAGGTTCTCTACTTTGCATACGGATCAAACCTCTCGACTAAGCAGATGCGTATGCGCTGCCCATACTCCACACCCGTTGGCCTCGCATATCTCAAGGGCTGGAGATGGATCATCAACGAACGCGGCTATGCCAACGTCGTACAGCTCCCTATCGATTCAGACAACGATGAAACGCCAGAAGCTGAAGACAACCGCCAGCCGAGCACAAAGGGCAAAggcaaggagaagcagaagcagaagcagaagcccGAGGAGGGTGTATATGGGCTACTGTACCTTGTTCCGGcagatgacgaagagagCCTCGACAGATATGAGGGCGTTCCATCGGCATATCAGAAGTTCCAGGTGGATGTCAAGTGGGCGAGTGCAAacaaggaagaggacgagacGCTGAGAGCCTTGGTgtatgttgatgagatgagggtggaggaggatgtgCCTCGAGAGGAGTACATCGAGCGTATGGAGGATGGAATCGaggatgctgttgagaatTGGGGGATGGATGAGGACTATGCTGATCGA AGAAAGTTTA ATTTATTCGGCTGGAATACGGCAATCATGGCAACTTGTAAACCCTTATCACGACACATCATCCGTTCAGTTAGACTCTCCCAAACCCGCCTGATGACCacctcaacaccagcctcaagcttCCCTGCATGGTTTGCCCGTGGCGGAACATCAAACGGTCTCGTCATCCACCGTAAAGATCTTCCCCCAGAATCCCAATGGCATAAAATACTCCCTCCAGCAATGGGCTCGCCCGACCCCTACGGACGCCAGCTCAATGGCATGGGCTCTGGCATCTCGTCGACCTCAAAGATCGTCATCCTTGGATCACCTTCGAGAGAAGACGTGGATGTGGATTTCACATTTGTGCAAGTTGGAATCCGCGATGGAAGCCTCGATATGGCAGGGAATTGCGGCAACATGTCGTCCTTAGTTGGCCCTGCGGCGTGGGATAGTGGGCTGCTGTCGGCTCAGgccaaggctgttgagcagGATGAGAATGGATTGCAGTGGGCCACTGTGCGGTTCTTGAATACCAATACTAATAAGGTCATGAGTTCAAAGTTTCAAGTTGAAGGCGAGCCTCTCAAGTATGCGCATCAAGGAGAGTATGCCATGGACGGGGTTCCAGGAACAGGCTCCAAGGTCATCATGAGCTTCATTGATCCTGCTGGTGCGAAGACCGGCAAAGCCCTTCCAACGGGAAACCCCGTGGATGTCCTCCAACTGCGAGACGgtaccaagatcaaggcatCTCTTGTTGATGTGGGAAATCCCGGTGTTTTCATCACTACTGAAAGCTTGGGACTTGCTGATCACATGTCTCTCACACCAGCTATCGTCGAGTCAAACCCCGAACTCAAGAAAAAGCTTGGAGAGATACGTCGAGCCGGTGCTAGTCTCATGGGCCTCGATCCTAACACGGAGAGTGTTCCCAAAATTGTCCTTTTGTTCCCCTCGAGTGGTTCGCCAGACGTTGATATCAGATGCCTTGCTTTGTCTATGGGCCAGGCACACAAGGCTGTGCCGTTAACTCTAGCGCTCTGCCTCGGGGCTGCTTCCCAACTCAAAGGGACACTTGCGTCTGATCTGATAGGGGGTCAGTCAAAGGAGACGGTTAGTATTGGGCATCCGAGTGGCAAAGTTGACATTGGGACTGTCATTCGAGATGGGAAGATTGAGTCTGCGCAACTCTTACGGACGGCCAGGGTACTCATGAAGGGGGATGT ATTGTCCCAAAGTTGCACAATGGCTGACCTTAAACATCCATACTTTCCGGTTGACGCCGCTATCCCAGGATATCTCCCCAACAGCACACCAGTGGCAGAGTTGATAGCTACCTTCGGTGCAATCGTTGGTGCTGTGATTGGACTTACACTTTGGCAAACGACACGTACTGCAAAGCCTGTGCGGCCTATCGATAaatttgctgctgcttggTTTGCGCTGTGTAA CGTAGAGACCATCACATGT CTCGCCTGGGGACCCCTCTCATTCCTCGCCGTGGTAGGTATACTTAGGGATTGGCACAGTCGCCACGTCGTGCAGGTCATCGTCTGTACTGCACATGTGTACGGCGTTGCGTTATATTACCTGACCAACTGGAATGAGTCGAGAGTGCATGGCGTGGCGTACAGCCGCCCGGAGACTCTGTACTTTTGGATCTATTATGTTGGTTTCAACCTGCCTTGGGCCATTGTACCTCTCG TGTTGCTACAAGATAGTTGGCTGCAGGTTGCCAGGGCGTTTGCAGCAttggaagagaggaagagggagTGA